Proteins co-encoded in one Quercus robur chromosome 8, dhQueRobu3.1, whole genome shotgun sequence genomic window:
- the LOC126697218 gene encoding uncharacterized protein LOC126697218 isoform X1 → MSEVLRFRPTPRPLRLGTPRGTSRDFRLLPRTSNLVLNSLPTKHFPEKIHVIRSESSSSSSSSSSSTSKLSAWTQEASLQDLHDSPVSVDLHTITTDTHFDRVLAEAQQLEDSLIIVWMASWCRKCIYLKPKLEKLAADYYPRLKFYCVDVNTVPHKLVTRAGVTASKVCLTRSIYPSNTWFICQLMIHILHMFAVLTSFDEFMGH, encoded by the exons ATGTCAGAGGTTCTACGGTTCCGACCAACTCCCAGACCCCTGAGACTTGGGACCCCACGTGGCACGTCACGTGACTTCCGGCTACTACCTCGAACTTCGAACCTCGTACTTAATTCTCTGCCCACAAAACATTTTCCCGAGAAAATTCATGTAATTAGAAGtgaatcatcttcatcttcatcttcgtcttcgtcttcgaCTTCAAAGCTAAGCGCTTGGACCCAAGAGGCCTCATTGCAGGACCTCCATGACTCGCCCGTGTCCGTTGACCTCCACACCATTACCACCGATACCCACTTCGATCGGGTCCTCGCCGAGGCTCAACAGCTCGAGGACTCCCTAATCATCGTTTG GATGGCAAGCTGGTGCAGAAAATGCATATATTTGAAACCAAAACTGGAAAAGCTGGCTGCAGATTACTATCCAAG ATTGAAGTTCTACTGTGTTGATGTCAATACTGTTCCACACAAGCTTGTCACTCGTGCTGGAGTAACG GCTTCAAAGGTTTGCCTTACAAGGAGTATCTACCCAAGCAATACTTGGTTCATATGTCAATTGATGATCCACATTCTTCATATGTTTGCTGTGTTGACTAGTTTTGATGAGTTTATGGGGCACTGA
- the LOC126697218 gene encoding thioredoxin-like 3-2, chloroplastic isoform X2 — protein sequence MSEVLRFRPTPRPLRLGTPRGTSRDFRLLPRTSNLVLNSLPTKHFPEKIHVIRSESSSSSSSSSSSTSKLSAWTQEASLQDLHDSPVSVDLHTITTDTHFDRVLAEAQQLEDSLIIVWMASWCRKCIYLKPKLEKLAADYYPRLKFYCVDVNTVPHKLVTRAGVTKMPTIQLWKDGKIQSEVTGGHKAYLVINEVRQMIENEGTV from the exons ATGTCAGAGGTTCTACGGTTCCGACCAACTCCCAGACCCCTGAGACTTGGGACCCCACGTGGCACGTCACGTGACTTCCGGCTACTACCTCGAACTTCGAACCTCGTACTTAATTCTCTGCCCACAAAACATTTTCCCGAGAAAATTCATGTAATTAGAAGtgaatcatcttcatcttcatcttcgtcttcgtcttcgaCTTCAAAGCTAAGCGCTTGGACCCAAGAGGCCTCATTGCAGGACCTCCATGACTCGCCCGTGTCCGTTGACCTCCACACCATTACCACCGATACCCACTTCGATCGGGTCCTCGCCGAGGCTCAACAGCTCGAGGACTCCCTAATCATCGTTTG GATGGCAAGCTGGTGCAGAAAATGCATATATTTGAAACCAAAACTGGAAAAGCTGGCTGCAGATTACTATCCAAG ATTGAAGTTCTACTGTGTTGATGTCAATACTGTTCCACACAAGCTTGTCACTCGTGCTGGAGTAACG AAGATGCCTACCATACAG CTGTGGAAGGATGGCAAGATTCAATCTGAAGTGACTGGTGGCCACAAAGCGTATTTAGTCATCAATGAAGTCCGCCAAATGATTGAAAATGAGGGTACTGTGTAA
- the LOC126697219 gene encoding pumilio homolog 4 isoform X1, with translation MATGSSIDDGLQGADGNFEDGLQSELELILHQQRNQNVMNRERVMNMYRSGSAPPTVEGSLTAVGSLFGNPDFREIGGSISNKIGGLSEDEIRSHPAYLSYYYSHENINPRLPPPLMSKEDWRIAQRFQAGGSSLGGIGDWRKQKLADNGDSSSLFSMQPGVSVQQAENDLMELRNASRRNLSRQSSSQWLNSSPDSSAGFSSTGLGARRKSFADILQEGLDRPTPLPRSLSRPTSRNSFGDILDTKGMADPHPAGVSNGVESIEGLHFGAAPMVGVKNHNTTVSHTFAPAVGSSLSRSKTPELQVVGRTACPGLPPVGSSRVSPIEKKNVVGLAVQNDRSSGVTDLTDIVANFSGLNLSKSKNANEVSHLQSLLQLDYDNQPDFMLNMPNVHNQSLQQKLTDQSNAEKFSLTNNYIDLARKNGIVTNLNNSEISSDVNLPKQTSSAASLYSNVNSSGFGSSEASNFHHQSTNIPSMDFGSHVPGAYTVNEKFNSAINGHIDAALTAPGDGQLLHRPRNQVGPDLHSPAMDPRFIQYLQRTSDYVTHAVASPSDPSRGRNYFGTSHGDLEGAQQAYLEALLAKQKQQYELSHLGKSGGFNHGYYGNPSYGFGMPYPGNPMVNAVLPSVGSGSPGFQNEQFSHFTSMMRSSMGGSIGPWLSDGNMEGRFASPLLLDEFKTNKTRSFELSDIIDHVVEFSTDQYGSRFIQQKLETATAEEKAKIFPEITPHARILMTDVFGNYVIQKFFEHGLESQRKELASQLTGHVLTLSLQMYGCRVIQKALEVVGVDQQTQMVAELDGSIMKCVRDQNGNHVIQKCIECVPQDRIQFIISAFYGQVVALSTHPYGCRVIQRVLEHCNDPNTQQIIMDEIMQSVCILAQDQYGNYVIQHVLEHGKPHERSAIISKLAGQIVKMSQQKFASNVVEKCLTFGGPDERQLLVNEMLGSTDENEPLQIMMKDPFGNYVVQKVLETCDDQSLELILSRIKVHLNALKRYTYGKHIVSRVEKLITTGERRIGLSTSFSSPSSS, from the exons ATGGCAACTGGGAGTAGCATAGATGATGGCTTGCAAGGAGCTGATGGGAATTTCGAAGATGGTTTGCAGAGCGAGCTTGAATTGATTCTGCATCAGCAGCGGAATCAGAATGTTATGAATCGAGAAAGGGTTATGAATATGTATAGGAGTGGCAGTGCTCCGCCAACAGTTGAGGGGTCGCTAACTGCTGTTGGTAGTCTTTTTGGGAACCCTGATTTTAGAGAGATTGGTGGTAGTATAAGTAATAAGATTGGGGGTTTATCTGAGGATGAGATTCGCTCCCATCCTGCTTATCTTTCGTATTATTATTCTCATGAGAATATTAACCCGAGACTGCCCCCGCCATTGATGTCAAAAGAGGATTGGCGGATTGCACAAAGGTTTCAGGCTGGTGGGTCTTCGTTAGGGGGAATTGGGGACTGGAGGAAGCAGAAGTTGGCCGATAATGGTGATAGTTCATCGTTGTTTTCAATGCAGCCAGGTGTGTCTGTGCAACAGGCAGAGAATGATCTGATGGAATTGAGGAATGCCAGTCGAAGGAATCTCTCTAGGCAGTCTTCGTCTCAGTGGCTCAATAGCAGTCCAGATAGTTCGGCTGGATTCTCAAGCACTGGGCTTGGTGCAAGGAGGAAGAGTTTCGCTGACATTCTTCAG GAAGGACTGGATCGACCTACTCCCTTGCCTAGAAGCCTGTCACGTCCCACAAGTCGTAATTCTTTTGGTGATATTTTGGACACTAAAGGAATGGCTGATCCTCATCCAGCAGGGGTAAGTAATGGAGTGGAGTCTATAGAGGGCTTGCATTTTGGAGCTGCTCCCATGGTTGGAGTTAAAAATCATAATACTACAGTTTCTCATACTTTTGCTCCTGCTGTGGGTTCATCTTTGTCAAGAAGCAAAACCCCTGAACTGCAAGTTGTTGGGAGGACAGCTTGTCCTGGACTTCCCCCAGTTGGGAGCAGTAGAGTTTCCCCTATTGAGAAAAAGAATGTTGTTGGCTTGGCTGTCCAAAATGATCGGTCTTCTGGTGTGACTGACCTTACTGATATTGTGGCCAATTTTTCCGGCTTGAACCtctcaaaaagtaaaaatgcaAATGAAGTTAGTCATTTGCAGTCTCTACTTCAGCTTGATTATGACAATCAGCCTGATTTTATGCTCAACATGCCCAATGTTCATAATCAGAGTCTGCAGCAGAAACTCACTGACCAGTCTAATGCTGAAAAGTTTTCTTTGACTAACAACTACATAGATTTAGCTAGGAAAAATGGAATTGTAACAAACCTTAACAATTCTGAGATAAGTTCCGATGTTAACTTACCCAAACAAACATCTTCTGCTGCCAGTCTTTACTCAAATGTCAATTCTTCAGGATTTGGAAGTTCAGAAGCATCAAATTTTCATCACCAAAGTACAAATATTCCAAGTATGGACTTTGGTAGCCATGTTCCTGGTGCTTATACAGTAAATGAAAAGTTCAATTCTGCGATTAATGGCCATATTGATGCAG CTTTGACTGCTCCTGGAGATGGACAATTATTGCATAGACCAAGAAATCAAGTAGGGCCTGACCTTCATTCTCCAGCTATGGACCCACGTTTTATTCAGTACTTGCAAAGAACTTCTGATTATGTGACGCATGCTGTAGCTAGTCCAAGTGATCCATCTCGGGGGAGGAATTATTTTGGCACTTCACATGGAGACTTGGAGGGAGCTCAGCAAGCGTACCTTGAGGCATTGCTTGCTAAGCAGAAACAACAATATGAGTTGTCACATTTAGGTAAATCTGGTGGTTTTAATCATGGGTACTATGGGAATCCATCATATGGTTTTGGCATGCCATATCCAGGAAACCCAATGGTAAATGCTGTACTTCCTTCTGTTGGATCTGGGAGTCCAGGGTTTCAGAATGAGCAATTTTCACACTTTACTTCTATGATGAGAAGCTCAATGGGAGGATCCATTGGGCCATGGCTTTCAGATGGTAATATGGAAGGAAGATTTGCGTCACCCTTACTATTAGATGAGTTCAAGACCAACAAGACCAGGTCTTTTGAACTTTCAGACATTATTGATCATGTGGTTGAGTTCAG TACGGATCAGTATGGAAGTCGCTTTATTCAGCAGAAATTAGAAACAGCCACAGCAGAAGAAAAGGCCAAGATTTTTCCTGAGATCACTCCTCATGCTCGTATCTTGATGACCGATGTCTTTGGGAATTATGTCATACAAAAG ttttttgagCATGGCTTGGAAAGCCAAAGAAAGGAGTTAGCGAGCCAACTGACTGGTCATGTTTTGACCCTTAGTCTCCAAATGTATGGTTGCAGAGTGATTCAGAAG GCCTTGGAGGTGGTTGGTGTAGATCAGCAGACACAAATGGTGGCAGAGCTTGATGGTTCAATCATGAAATGTGTTCGTGATCAAAATGGTAATCATGTTATTCAAAAGTGCATAGAGTGCGTCCCTCAAGATCGAATTCAGTTTATCATCTCAGCCTTCTATGGGCAAGTTGTGGCACTTTCCACCCACCCTTATGGTTGCCGCGTTATTCAG AGGGTCTTGGAACATTGCAATGATCCTAACACTCAACAGATTATCATGGATGAAATCATGCAATCTGTATGTATTCTTGCACAAGATCAATATGGGAActatgttattcag catGTCCTTGAACATGGTAAACCACATGAACGGTCTGCTATTATTAGCAAGCTTGCAGGACAGATTGTAAAGATGAGTCAGCAGAAATTTGCTTCTAATGTGGTGGAGAAGTGCTTGACTTTTGGTGGTCCTGATGAGCGTCAACTTTTGGTGAATGAGATGCTTGGTTCCACTGATGAAAATGAACCCTTGCAG aTCATGATGAAGGACCCATTTGGAAACTATGTTGTACAAAAGGTTCTTGAGACTTGTGATGACCAGAGTCTTGAGTTGATTCTTTCACGCATCAAGGTTCACTTGAATGCCTTGAAGAGGTATACCTATGGTAAACATATAGTTTCTCGTGTTGAGAAGCTCATCACAACTGGAG AAAGGCGAATAGGGTTGTCAACCTCTTTCTCTTCCCCATCCTCTTCCTGA
- the LOC126697219 gene encoding pumilio homolog 4 isoform X2 — protein sequence MATGSSIDDGLQGADGNFEDGLQSELELILHQQRNQNVMNRERVMNMYRSGSAPPTVEGSLTAVGSLFGNPDFREIGGSISNKIGGLSEDEIRSHPAYLSYYYSHENINPRLPPPLMSKEDWRIAQRFQAGGSSLGGIGDWRKQKLADNGDSSSLFSMQPGVSVQQAENDLMELRNASRRNLSRQSSSQWLNSSPDSSAGFSSTGLGARRKSFADILQEGLDRPTPLPRSLSRPTSRNSFGDILDTKGMADPHPAGVSNGVESIEGLHFGAAPMVGVKNHNTTVSHTFAPAVGSSLSRSKTPELQVVGRTACPGLPPVGSSRVSPIEKKNVVGLAVQNDRSSGVTDLTDIVANFSGLNLSKSKNANEVSHLQSLLQLDYDNQPDFMLNMPNVHNQSLQQKLTDQSNAEKFSLTNNYIDLARKNGIVTNLNNSEISSDVNLPKQTSSAASLYSNVNSSGFGSSEASNFHHQSTNIPSMDFGSHVPGAYTVNEKFNSAINGHIDAALTAPGDGQLLHRPRNQVGPDLHSPAMDPRFIQYLQRTSDYVTHAVASPSDPSRGRNYFGTSHGDLEGAQQAYLEALLAKQKQQYELSHLGKSGGFNHGYYGNPSYGFGMPYPGNPMVNAVLPSVGSGSPGFQNEQFSHFTSMMRSSMGGSIGPWLSDGNMEGRFASPLLLDEFKTNKTRSFELSDIIDHVVEFSTDQYGSRFIQQKLETATAEEKAKIFPEITPHARILMTDVFGNYVIQKFFEHGLESQRKELASQLTGHVLTLSLQMYGCRVIQKALEVVGVDQQTQMVAELDGSIMKCVRDQNGNHVIQKCIECVPQDRIQFIISAFYGQVVALSTHPYGCRVIQRVLEHCNDPNTQQIIMDEIMQSVCILAQDQYGNYVIQVEGEIVHSRPTGCSL from the exons ATGGCAACTGGGAGTAGCATAGATGATGGCTTGCAAGGAGCTGATGGGAATTTCGAAGATGGTTTGCAGAGCGAGCTTGAATTGATTCTGCATCAGCAGCGGAATCAGAATGTTATGAATCGAGAAAGGGTTATGAATATGTATAGGAGTGGCAGTGCTCCGCCAACAGTTGAGGGGTCGCTAACTGCTGTTGGTAGTCTTTTTGGGAACCCTGATTTTAGAGAGATTGGTGGTAGTATAAGTAATAAGATTGGGGGTTTATCTGAGGATGAGATTCGCTCCCATCCTGCTTATCTTTCGTATTATTATTCTCATGAGAATATTAACCCGAGACTGCCCCCGCCATTGATGTCAAAAGAGGATTGGCGGATTGCACAAAGGTTTCAGGCTGGTGGGTCTTCGTTAGGGGGAATTGGGGACTGGAGGAAGCAGAAGTTGGCCGATAATGGTGATAGTTCATCGTTGTTTTCAATGCAGCCAGGTGTGTCTGTGCAACAGGCAGAGAATGATCTGATGGAATTGAGGAATGCCAGTCGAAGGAATCTCTCTAGGCAGTCTTCGTCTCAGTGGCTCAATAGCAGTCCAGATAGTTCGGCTGGATTCTCAAGCACTGGGCTTGGTGCAAGGAGGAAGAGTTTCGCTGACATTCTTCAG GAAGGACTGGATCGACCTACTCCCTTGCCTAGAAGCCTGTCACGTCCCACAAGTCGTAATTCTTTTGGTGATATTTTGGACACTAAAGGAATGGCTGATCCTCATCCAGCAGGGGTAAGTAATGGAGTGGAGTCTATAGAGGGCTTGCATTTTGGAGCTGCTCCCATGGTTGGAGTTAAAAATCATAATACTACAGTTTCTCATACTTTTGCTCCTGCTGTGGGTTCATCTTTGTCAAGAAGCAAAACCCCTGAACTGCAAGTTGTTGGGAGGACAGCTTGTCCTGGACTTCCCCCAGTTGGGAGCAGTAGAGTTTCCCCTATTGAGAAAAAGAATGTTGTTGGCTTGGCTGTCCAAAATGATCGGTCTTCTGGTGTGACTGACCTTACTGATATTGTGGCCAATTTTTCCGGCTTGAACCtctcaaaaagtaaaaatgcaAATGAAGTTAGTCATTTGCAGTCTCTACTTCAGCTTGATTATGACAATCAGCCTGATTTTATGCTCAACATGCCCAATGTTCATAATCAGAGTCTGCAGCAGAAACTCACTGACCAGTCTAATGCTGAAAAGTTTTCTTTGACTAACAACTACATAGATTTAGCTAGGAAAAATGGAATTGTAACAAACCTTAACAATTCTGAGATAAGTTCCGATGTTAACTTACCCAAACAAACATCTTCTGCTGCCAGTCTTTACTCAAATGTCAATTCTTCAGGATTTGGAAGTTCAGAAGCATCAAATTTTCATCACCAAAGTACAAATATTCCAAGTATGGACTTTGGTAGCCATGTTCCTGGTGCTTATACAGTAAATGAAAAGTTCAATTCTGCGATTAATGGCCATATTGATGCAG CTTTGACTGCTCCTGGAGATGGACAATTATTGCATAGACCAAGAAATCAAGTAGGGCCTGACCTTCATTCTCCAGCTATGGACCCACGTTTTATTCAGTACTTGCAAAGAACTTCTGATTATGTGACGCATGCTGTAGCTAGTCCAAGTGATCCATCTCGGGGGAGGAATTATTTTGGCACTTCACATGGAGACTTGGAGGGAGCTCAGCAAGCGTACCTTGAGGCATTGCTTGCTAAGCAGAAACAACAATATGAGTTGTCACATTTAGGTAAATCTGGTGGTTTTAATCATGGGTACTATGGGAATCCATCATATGGTTTTGGCATGCCATATCCAGGAAACCCAATGGTAAATGCTGTACTTCCTTCTGTTGGATCTGGGAGTCCAGGGTTTCAGAATGAGCAATTTTCACACTTTACTTCTATGATGAGAAGCTCAATGGGAGGATCCATTGGGCCATGGCTTTCAGATGGTAATATGGAAGGAAGATTTGCGTCACCCTTACTATTAGATGAGTTCAAGACCAACAAGACCAGGTCTTTTGAACTTTCAGACATTATTGATCATGTGGTTGAGTTCAG TACGGATCAGTATGGAAGTCGCTTTATTCAGCAGAAATTAGAAACAGCCACAGCAGAAGAAAAGGCCAAGATTTTTCCTGAGATCACTCCTCATGCTCGTATCTTGATGACCGATGTCTTTGGGAATTATGTCATACAAAAG ttttttgagCATGGCTTGGAAAGCCAAAGAAAGGAGTTAGCGAGCCAACTGACTGGTCATGTTTTGACCCTTAGTCTCCAAATGTATGGTTGCAGAGTGATTCAGAAG GCCTTGGAGGTGGTTGGTGTAGATCAGCAGACACAAATGGTGGCAGAGCTTGATGGTTCAATCATGAAATGTGTTCGTGATCAAAATGGTAATCATGTTATTCAAAAGTGCATAGAGTGCGTCCCTCAAGATCGAATTCAGTTTATCATCTCAGCCTTCTATGGGCAAGTTGTGGCACTTTCCACCCACCCTTATGGTTGCCGCGTTATTCAG AGGGTCTTGGAACATTGCAATGATCCTAACACTCAACAGATTATCATGGATGAAATCATGCAATCTGTATGTATTCTTGCACAAGATCAATATGGGAActatgttattcag GTGGAAGGTGAAATTGTGCATTCAAGACCCACGGGATGTTCTctgtaa
- the LOC126697220 gene encoding protein WHAT'S THIS FACTOR 9, mitochondrial, which translates to MFLNNPTSKTLKKLLSHSQKPIFSYLYHPQNPPYSHTQKSHYVDVYMKWKKDPYYDSIDHIHKSIQLKPIISLKNCIAQDPNGCIPISQVSKRGLEFDVPMKVARFLRQYPAIFEEFTGPQYNLPWFRLTPEAVEIDREEKRVFENCKEDLKDRLKRFILMSKGNVLPLKIIQGMQWYLGLPEDFLRCLEVNLDGSFKFVEMEDGLKGLAVECEEKVLSVIQKNAMKKGVYFGEPMEAIDFPFFPRKDARLRRKIDDWLKEFQKLPYVSPYEDFLHLDPGSDIAEKRVVGFLHELLSLFVEHSAERKKLLCLKKYFGLPQKVHKAFERHPHMFYLSLRNKTCTAILKEAYNDKLAIERHPLLRVRNKYINLMKQSGVILKNKRLSNRFLDHGSVKLDLDLDVVDEERREMTDLDVSPV; encoded by the coding sequence ATGTTTCTCAACAACCCCACCTCCAAAACCCTCAAAAAACTACTCTCCCACTCTCAAAAACCAATCTTTTCCTACCTGTACCACCCCCAAAACCCTCCTTATTCACACACCCAAAAATCCCACTATGTAGATGTTTACATGAAGTGGAAAAAAGACCCATACTATGATTCAATTGACCACATCCACAAGTCCATCCAACTCAAACCCATCATTTCCTTGAAAAACTGCATAGCCCAAGACCCCAATGGCTGTATCCCAATCTCTCAAGTCTCCAAAAGGGGTCTAGAGTTTGATGTGCCCATGAAAGTTGCTAGGTTCTTGAGGCAATACCCAGCAATCTTTGAAGAGTTTACAGGTCCCCAATATAACTTGCCTTGGTTTAGACTGACCCCAGAAGCTGTTGAGATTGATAGAGAGGAGAAAAGGGTGTTTGAGAATTGTAAGGAGGATTTGAAGGATAGGTTGAAGAGGTTTATATTGATGAGTAAAGGAAACGTTTTGCCTTTAAAGATTATTCAGGGAATGCAGTGGTATTTGGGTTTGCCTGAGGATTTTTTGAGGTGCTTGGAAGTGAATCTTGATGGGTCTTTTAAGTTTGTGGAGATGGAAGATGGGTTGAAGGGTTTGGCTGTTGAGTGTGAAGAAAAAGTATTGTCTGTGATACAGAAAAATGCTATGAAGAAAGGGGTGTATTTTGGGGAGCCAATGGAGGCAAttgattttccattttttccTCGTAAGGATGCAAGGTTGAGGAGGAAGATTGACGATTGGTTAAAGGAGTTTCAGAAGCTTCCATATGTGTCACCCTATGAGGATTTTTTGCATTTGGATCCAGGTAGTGATATAGCAGAGAAGCGTGTTGTGGGGTTTCTTCATGAGTTGCTTAGTCTTTTTGTTGAGCATTCAGCAGAGAGGAAGAAGCTTCTATGTCTTAAGAAATATTTTGGGTTGCCACAGAAGGTCCATAAGGCATTTGAGAGGCATCCCCATATGTTTTACTTGTCTTTGAGGAATAAGACTTGTACTGCAATTCTAAAGGAGGCTTACAATGACAAATTGGCTATTGAGAGACATCCATTATTGCGGGTGAGGAATAAGTACATTAATTTGATGAAGCAGTCGGGTGTGATTTTGAAGAATAAGAGGTTGAGTAATCGGTTTCTTGATCATGGGAGCGTGaagttggatttggatttggatgtTGTGgatgaagagagaagagagatgacAGATTTGGATGTGTCCCCCGTATGA